In a single window of the Ruminococcus albus 7 = DSM 20455 genome:
- a CDS encoding 5'-methylthioadenosine/adenosylhomocysteine nucleosidase, whose protein sequence is MFKNKDLYTVGIIGAMKPEVDAIKELLKDGDTYTVSGIEFVYGELFGMNVVAAVCGIGKVFAAICAEAMIVTFKPDVIINAGVGGSLTDKLDIGDAGIASAVVQHDMDTTPFGDPKGLISGINKVYFDCDTHSADILADVADELGINNVRGVIASGDCFVNSSAKRDELRSEFSAIICEMESGAIGHVCYVNEVPFCVLRTVSDNGDDDSHNDYAQSLAKAAKAELDILVGFLKKLGAEKN, encoded by the coding sequence ATGTTTAAAAACAAGGATCTTTATACCGTCGGTATCATCGGTGCCATGAAGCCCGAAGTTGATGCCATAAAGGAACTTCTCAAAGACGGTGATACATATACTGTCAGCGGTATTGAATTTGTTTACGGTGAGCTTTTCGGTATGAACGTAGTGGCTGCAGTTTGCGGCATAGGCAAGGTATTCGCAGCAATATGTGCTGAGGCTATGATCGTAACATTCAAACCGGATGTCATTATAAATGCAGGTGTTGGCGGCTCGCTGACGGACAAGCTGGATATTGGTGATGCTGGTATTGCTTCCGCAGTAGTGCAGCATGATATGGATACCACACCATTCGGTGACCCCAAGGGTCTTATATCAGGTATCAACAAGGTGTATTTTGATTGTGATACTCACAGTGCCGATATACTTGCAGATGTGGCTGATGAACTCGGTATAAACAATGTCAGGGGCGTAATCGCTTCGGGTGATTGTTTTGTAAACAGCAGCGCTAAAAGAGACGAGCTGAGGAGTGAATTCAGTGCTATCATCTGTGAGATGGAGAGCGGTGCCATAGGTCATGTATGCTATGTCAATGAAGTGCCATTCTGTGTGCTGAGAACAGTATCGGATAACGGTGATGATGATTCTCACAATGATTATGCTCAGTCACTGGCAAAGGCAGCAAAAGCTGAACTTGATATACTCGTCGGTTTTCTTAAAAAGCTCGGCGCAGAGAAAAATTAA
- a CDS encoding RNA-binding S4 domain-containing protein, with amino-acid sequence MRLDKYLKVTRLIKRRTVANEACDEGRIMVNGKVARASYDVKIGDIIEIGLGQRPIKVKVLNVTEYVKKENAAENYEVIG; translated from the coding sequence ATGAGATTAGATAAATATCTTAAAGTCACAAGATTAATAAAGCGCCGCACCGTTGCAAACGAAGCCTGTGATGAAGGCAGGATAATGGTCAACGGCAAGGTAGCAAGAGCTTCGTATGATGTTAAGATCGGTGATATCATCGAGATCGGTCTGGGACAGCGTCCTATTAAAGTTAAGGTGCTGAATGTCACCGAATATGTCAAAAAGGAAAACGCTGCGGAAAATTACGAAGTTATAGGCTGA
- a CDS encoding S-ribosylhomocysteine lyase translates to MELIASFQVNHLELFPGLYVSRRDSKGEAVTTTFDMRMTAPNREPVMDTPAMHTIEHLGATFLRGCSVKDDVVYFGPMGCRTGFYVIFFGVQTSESVYSTIVDMCRFILDFEGDIPGAKPEECGNYSEQNLNMAKYYIRRYLDDLTENKRFVYPE, encoded by the coding sequence ATGGAATTAATAGCAAGCTTTCAGGTAAATCATCTGGAACTTTTCCCTGGACTTTATGTTTCACGCAGAGACAGCAAGGGTGAGGCAGTAACTACCACTTTTGATATGAGGATGACCGCTCCCAACCGTGAGCCTGTCATGGACACGCCAGCGATGCATACGATAGAGCATCTGGGCGCAACATTCCTGCGCGGCTGTTCGGTAAAGGATGACGTTGTATACTTCGGACCTATGGGATGCCGTACAGGTTTCTATGTGATATTCTTCGGTGTTCAGACATCTGAGAGTGTATATAGCACTATTGTAGATATGTGTAGATTCATCCTTGACTTTGAGGGGGATATCCCCGGTGCAAAGCCGGAGGAATGCGGAAACTATTCCGAACAGAACCTTAATATGGCTAAGTATTATATAAGGCGCTATCTCGATGATCTCACCGAGAACAAGAGATTCGTTTACCCGGAGTAA
- a CDS encoding DUF4317 domain-containing protein, which produces MNKKEIAEIKKNFSDDCNFFTINRVVTAFVDAEKNIKCKTNQLYNIMPQDESELILANLKKTLSGRIGANLLEYPFPKNAILEGGQQQFLWGVLKSKLADEEIVDNFLNTIVEKVEYVSTYSIFTAHCTYSVLKKTKMDEIDEDSDSSDYNFIITAICPVNLRIDGLIYNEEENAIAKKEGSDRIVEMPTDGFLFPLFNDRAPDVNGVLYYCKNAKKPNTSMIEEFLGCEFTMTGQNEKEVFHSILGKVVADELDYDMITKVNDKIQNFIDQTAHETEIATIDSQKMNSILWEAGVSQEKLVNLDKVFEQATENKPLTAVNLVEKKTVVAVPSITVNIGKGGADKVKTQMIGGRNCLVIALDDPEISINGLEMRFVDKKPANAPAQSVPTEEIPPAPVSESSDDDNAAPF; this is translated from the coding sequence ATGAACAAGAAGGAAATAGCCGAGATCAAGAAAAACTTCAGCGATGACTGCAATTTCTTTACGATAAACAGGGTAGTTACCGCATTTGTTGATGCAGAGAAAAATATTAAATGCAAAACCAATCAGCTTTACAATATCATGCCTCAGGATGAAAGCGAACTTATCCTGGCGAACCTGAAGAAAACTCTCAGCGGCAGGATAGGGGCAAATCTGCTTGAATATCCTTTCCCGAAAAATGCTATACTTGAGGGCGGACAGCAGCAGTTCCTGTGGGGCGTTCTTAAAAGCAAGCTTGCAGATGAGGAGATCGTTGACAATTTTCTGAATACTATAGTTGAAAAAGTCGAGTATGTATCTACATACAGTATCTTTACAGCACACTGCACTTACTCTGTACTTAAAAAGACCAAGATGGATGAGATAGATGAAGACAGCGATTCATCGGATTATAACTTCATCATCACAGCAATATGCCCTGTAAATCTGCGTATAGACGGTCTTATATACAACGAGGAGGAGAATGCCATAGCAAAGAAGGAGGGCTCTGACAGGATCGTTGAGATGCCTACGGACGGTTTCCTGTTCCCGCTTTTCAATGACCGTGCACCTGATGTGAACGGCGTACTTTATTATTGCAAGAACGCTAAAAAGCCAAATACTTCCATGATCGAGGAATTTCTCGGCTGTGAGTTTACTATGACAGGTCAGAATGAAAAAGAAGTATTTCACTCCATACTCGGCAAGGTAGTAGCTGATGAACTTGACTACGATATGATAACAAAGGTAAACGATAAGATACAGAATTTCATAGACCAGACTGCACATGAAACCGAGATAGCTACTATCGACAGCCAGAAGATGAATTCCATACTATGGGAGGCAGGGGTAAGCCAGGAGAAGCTTGTGAACCTTGATAAGGTGTTTGAACAGGCCACCGAGAACAAGCCTCTGACAGCAGTTAACCTTGTGGAGAAAAAGACAGTTGTCGCAGTACCGAGCATAACTGTAAATATAGGCAAAGGCGGTGCTGACAAGGTAAAGACCCAGATGATAGGCGGCAGAAATTGTCTTGTTATAGCACTTGATGACCCTGAGATATCTATAAATGGTCTTGAGATGCGTTTTGTAGACAAGAAGCCCGCAAACGCACCTGCACAGTCTGTGCCGACAGAGGAAATACCACCTGCACCCGTCAGTGAGTCTTCCGATGACGATAACGCAGCACCTTTCTGA
- a CDS encoding polysaccharide biosynthesis C-terminal domain-containing protein, with protein sequence MKRQGFLKSSAILVAMTAVTKAMGLIYKIPLANILGGTGMGHFSAAFSVFTPVLALGVSGICPAMAKLSAENSALGRFTDLRRRRKTALAVFTITGLLLCAAVIGAAYFTDNKSCVRPAIICLAPSVVFCGVMNAERGYYEGLGNVLPTAFSEIAETLFRLILGLGLAVYIKDYAEQSYIHNSTVFGMVCNDAVQAEQTALPYIAAGAVLGSTIASAIACIGLILYTAIHGDGITSAMLTADKVISGRRQHAEELLRLSFPIAAAAVVSTLTGMLDMLTLPPFLKTAITRSPQHYSEYISAAKGDLPNFLYGSYEGLAVMLYGLVPTVTAMLGKSVIPSLSAALVEKDSSALIRNMRRLLTLTASAAIPCGLGITLMSGEILGLLFSGRGAECTAAQEPLMILGISVIGCAVTLPLLTVIQALGKPSEVTLIMLAGAGIKLCMNIILVPLFGLNGAALSELIRSISVCTVTLKRINELIPGRIGIAKLCIKPFYAGIMCAVSAKLFCDTAKKLQLSEKCCAVLGIAGGGIICITVMALLFEEKLSEIFTIKYFKTEKNRC encoded by the coding sequence ATGAAAAGACAAGGCTTTTTAAAAAGCAGCGCCATACTTGTAGCTATGACAGCCGTAACAAAAGCTATGGGACTTATCTACAAAATACCGCTTGCAAATATACTTGGCGGTACCGGTATGGGACATTTTTCGGCAGCATTTTCAGTATTCACTCCTGTGCTGGCACTGGGTGTATCGGGGATATGTCCGGCTATGGCCAAGCTATCCGCTGAAAATTCAGCACTTGGGAGATTTACCGACCTGCGTCGCAGAAGAAAAACAGCTCTGGCAGTATTCACTATTACAGGGCTGTTATTGTGTGCAGCTGTTATTGGTGCTGCTTATTTTACAGATAACAAAAGCTGTGTCAGACCTGCAATCATATGTCTTGCACCGTCTGTTGTATTCTGCGGAGTTATGAACGCCGAAAGAGGATATTACGAAGGTCTTGGAAATGTACTGCCCACAGCTTTCTCAGAGATCGCTGAAACTCTGTTCAGACTTATACTCGGACTAGGACTGGCTGTATACATTAAAGACTACGCCGAGCAAAGCTATATCCATAACAGTACCGTATTCGGAATGGTATGCAACGATGCCGTACAAGCAGAACAAACAGCCCTCCCATACATAGCAGCAGGTGCGGTACTTGGTTCAACGATCGCATCAGCCATCGCCTGCATAGGACTTATCCTTTACACAGCTATACACGGTGACGGTATAACAAGTGCTATGCTTACGGCTGATAAGGTGATATCCGGACGCAGACAGCACGCAGAAGAACTGCTCAGACTATCATTCCCTATTGCTGCAGCGGCTGTGGTATCCACACTTACAGGTATGCTTGATATGCTGACCCTTCCGCCTTTTTTGAAAACAGCTATAACCAGATCACCGCAGCACTATTCGGAGTATATATCCGCTGCAAAAGGTGATCTTCCAAATTTTCTGTATGGTTCCTACGAAGGACTTGCTGTGATGCTTTACGGGCTTGTACCTACTGTAACAGCCATGCTTGGAAAAAGCGTGATACCGTCACTGTCAGCCGCTTTGGTTGAAAAAGACAGCTCAGCTTTGATACGGAATATGCGCAGACTACTCACGCTGACGGCATCAGCCGCAATACCATGCGGACTGGGGATCACTTTAATGTCAGGAGAGATACTCGGTCTGCTGTTCTCGGGAAGAGGAGCAGAATGTACAGCAGCACAGGAGCCATTGATGATACTGGGAATATCTGTCATCGGATGTGCAGTAACTTTGCCATTACTGACAGTTATACAGGCTTTGGGCAAGCCTTCGGAAGTTACTTTGATAATGCTTGCAGGAGCAGGTATAAAACTTTGTATGAACATCATACTTGTACCACTTTTCGGGTTGAACGGTGCAGCACTTTCAGAGCTAATAAGAAGCATATCCGTATGCACGGTGACGCTGAAAAGGATCAATGAACTTATCCCCGGACGGATAGGTATTGCAAAGCTGTGTATAAAACCATTTTATGCCGGGATCATGTGCGCTGTTTCAGCAAAACTTTTCTGTGACACAGCAAAAAAACTGCAGCTGAGTGAAAAATGCTGTGCTGTTTTAGGTATTGCAGGCGGCGGTATAATATGCATTACTGTTATGGCACTTTTGTTTGAGGAAAAGCTATCAGAAATATTCACTATAAAATACTTCAAAACCGAAAAAAATCGCTGTTAA
- the mazG gene encoding nucleoside triphosphate pyrophosphohydrolase has product MDKKSVDELIAELPKKERYDIDDLIDLVTVLRDQEKGCPWDKVQTHSTIKKDLLEEVYEVMEAIDFDSPEMMREELGDVLLQVIFHVVLEEERGSFVLDDVITELCQKLIIRHPHVFGDVQADTVDTVLSNWDSIKKDTKGQESYTDTLKSVPKNFPALMRAQKLGKRAARAGIDFEKCEEDGTELDLYSAITDALNRIKQADLEEEDASNDLGKLLFLCSNLARRLDCDAEECLADSCNNFINRFEGLEKHSENISEVSAEELYSY; this is encoded by the coding sequence TTGGATAAAAAGTCTGTTGATGAACTGATAGCAGAGCTCCCTAAAAAGGAACGCTACGATATAGACGATCTGATAGATCTGGTCACAGTGCTGAGGGATCAGGAAAAGGGCTGTCCATGGGATAAGGTCCAGACTCACAGCACTATTAAAAAGGATCTGCTGGAAGAAGTCTATGAAGTAATGGAAGCTATCGACTTCGATTCTCCCGAAATGATGAGGGAGGAGCTTGGTGATGTTCTTTTACAGGTTATCTTCCATGTTGTGCTGGAGGAAGAACGAGGCAGTTTCGTACTTGATGATGTTATAACCGAACTATGCCAGAAACTGATAATCCGTCATCCCCATGTATTCGGTGATGTACAGGCTGATACGGTAGATACTGTCCTTTCAAACTGGGATTCCATAAAGAAGGATACCAAGGGACAGGAGAGCTATACGGACACTTTGAAAAGCGTACCAAAGAATTTCCCCGCACTTATGCGTGCGCAGAAGCTTGGCAAACGTGCTGCAAGAGCTGGTATTGATTTTGAAAAGTGTGAAGAGGACGGAACTGAGCTTGATCTGTATTCGGCAATAACAGATGCACTGAACAGAATAAAGCAGGCTGACCTTGAAGAAGAGGACGCATCCAACGACCTCGGAAAACTGCTTTTCCTGTGTTCAAATCTTGCAAGAAGACTTGACTGTGATGCAGAAGAATGTCTGGCAGACAGCTGCAATAATTTCATAAACAGATTCGAGGGACTTGAAAAGCACAGCGAAAATATATCGGAAGTTTCAGCTGAAGAGCTGTACTCATATTAA
- a CDS encoding ISAs1 family transposase: protein MNNGITEYFEDIELYEEYDGYFCSIPDIITIAILGSICGLRNINQIHQWATNDRVSEFLKEKFGIDHVPCYYWILSLLKYVKPESLNRCFADWVYSFMPEKSKSMTISLDGKTVCSTLKMSKIESPLHIISAQVCELGLTLAQRSTDDKSNEIPAVQELLKELKIKGNIVVADALNCQKETAEIIVKQKADYLLCVKDNHPNLKKDIEDYVQDSSLRDTMQTVSRTEKNRGRVETRTAYVTTDINWLEQKKSGKI from the coding sequence ATGAATAATGGAATAACCGAGTATTTTGAAGATATTGAATTATATGAGGAATATGACGGCTATTTTTGCAGTATCCCCGATATCATTACAATAGCAATTCTTGGAAGTATCTGTGGACTTAGAAACATTAATCAGATTCATCAATGGGCGACAAATGACAGAGTAAGCGAATTCTTAAAGGAGAAATTCGGAATCGATCATGTCCCTTGCTATTATTGGATATTGAGCCTGCTGAAATATGTCAAGCCCGAATCGCTCAACCGCTGTTTTGCGGATTGGGTCTATTCATTCATGCCCGAAAAGTCCAAAAGTATGACGATCTCTCTTGACGGGAAAACTGTTTGTTCGACACTTAAAATGAGTAAGATCGAAAGTCCTCTGCACATCATCAGCGCACAGGTATGCGAACTTGGATTGACCCTGGCACAACGCAGCACGGACGATAAAAGCAACGAGATACCTGCGGTGCAGGAGCTTCTGAAAGAACTGAAAATAAAGGGTAATATAGTTGTTGCGGATGCACTGAACTGTCAGAAAGAAACTGCTGAGATTATCGTAAAACAAAAGGCAGATTATCTGCTTTGCGTTAAGGATAATCACCCAAATTTGAAGAAAGATATCGAGGATTATGTGCAGGACAGTTCTCTCAGAGACACTATGCAAACAGTTTCAAGAACGGAGAAAAACCGTGGCAGAGTTGAAACAAGGACAGCGTATGTAACAACAGATATCAACTGGCTGGAACAGAAAAAGAGTGGAAAAATCTGA
- a CDS encoding pyridoxamine 5'-phosphate oxidase family protein — protein MKQITEILKKVGVFYIATTDSNGDPHVRPFGAVAEIDGMTCICTSNQKKCFKEMMHHSRVEISGMCGEMEWIRLTADVVELDSDEVRAAFLEQCPQVRGLYSVGDGIFEVFELQDPECIKYSFNAPPENI, from the coding sequence ATGAAACAAATTACAGAAATCCTGAAAAAGGTAGGCGTATTCTATATCGCTACTACCGATTCAAACGGTGATCCCCATGTACGACCCTTTGGTGCGGTGGCTGAGATCGATGGTATGACCTGTATCTGCACAAGTAATCAGAAGAAGTGCTTCAAAGAAATGATGCATCACAGCAGAGTTGAGATAAGCGGTATGTGCGGCGAGATGGAGTGGATAAGACTCACTGCTGATGTTGTTGAGCTTGACAGCGATGAAGTAAGAGCTGCTTTTCTGGAGCAGTGCCCCCAGGTAAGAGGTCTGTACAGTGTGGGTGACGGTATTTTTGAGGTTTTCGAACTTCAGGATCCTGAGTGCATCAAGTATTCGTTTAATGCTCCTCCCGAGAATATCTGA
- a CDS encoding HU family DNA-binding protein, which yields MNKAELINVIAEKGGYSKKEADKALATVLDSITGALENGEKVTLVGFGTFEVRDRAAKVAMNPVTKAPVDVPARKVPAFKAGSALKAVVDKK from the coding sequence ATGAACAAGGCAGAACTTATCAATGTTATCGCAGAGAAGGGCGGCTATTCTAAGAAGGAAGCTGACAAGGCTCTTGCAACAGTTCTTGATTCCATCACAGGCGCACTGGAGAACGGTGAGAAGGTTACTCTCGTTGGTTTCGGTACATTCGAGGTTAGAGACAGAGCTGCTAAGGTAGCTATGAACCCTGTTACAAAGGCTCCTGTTGACGTTCCTGCAAGAAAGGTTCCCGCATTCAAGGCAGGCAGCGCTCTCAAGGCAGTCGTTGACAAGAAGTAA
- a CDS encoding TVP38/TMEM64 family protein, producing the protein MKEEKKQHISDEIEHIKEKIEEKKDAIHEHRKRRNKRRVQIVTVIVILAILTLATIVSIPLVKALRTEEGMDKLKETLETRYSGVESMLIFVLIQALQVIIAVIPPVQIIGGVLFGWFIGLLLSFGGTMLGTFVIFMMVSKFGKPLVEAFVDEKHLTKYKFLQDESKLIKVLVILYLIPGIPKDIISYIVPLTKVKRRDFFMYVMPCRLPAILMSTVLGSNAIDGNFKTVLCIIFAAVVLGIFGFLFKDSIVEKLNKHKHNS; encoded by the coding sequence ATGAAAGAAGAAAAGAAACAACACATTTCTGATGAGATAGAACATATCAAGGAGAAAATAGAAGAAAAGAAAGATGCTATCCACGAACACCGTAAACGGCGCAACAAACGTAGGGTACAAATAGTAACAGTGATAGTTATACTGGCTATACTCACCCTTGCTACCATAGTATCCATACCGCTGGTAAAGGCGCTGAGGACAGAGGAAGGCATGGACAAGCTTAAGGAAACTCTTGAAACAAGATATTCAGGAGTTGAGAGTATGCTGATATTCGTACTGATACAAGCTTTGCAGGTAATAATAGCGGTAATACCGCCTGTACAGATAATCGGTGGAGTACTCTTCGGATGGTTCATAGGACTGCTGCTTTCCTTTGGCGGTACGATGCTGGGTACATTCGTAATATTTATGATGGTCAGCAAATTCGGAAAACCCCTGGTGGAAGCCTTTGTCGATGAGAAACATCTGACGAAATACAAATTCCTGCAGGACGAAAGCAAGCTGATCAAGGTACTTGTGATACTCTACCTTATCCCGGGTATACCAAAGGATATCATATCCTATATAGTCCCGCTGACCAAGGTAAAACGGAGGGACTTTTTTATGTACGTTATGCCCTGCCGCCTTCCTGCCATACTGATGTCAACAGTGCTTGGCAGCAACGCAATAGATGGAAATTTCAAGACTGTTCTTTGTATTATATTCGCCGCTGTTGTACTGGGTATATTCGGTTTTCTGTTCAAAGACAGCATTGTAGAAAAGCTGAACAAGCACAAACATAACTCATAA
- a CDS encoding nucleotidyltransferase domain-containing protein, with translation MFILEVYLEKLINECRSAYGERLVYLGLQGSYLRGEATEESDIDIMAVIDGFCTADMDIYRGILKTVGWYERSCGFICGRDELMRWNPLEVIQLRYTTKDLYGKLSDLLPYAGKEDEINYIKLSLGNLYHELCHRYIHSDKENSAVKLKFTLKGFFFLIQNLHYVESGEFLLSRRELKEKVSSADRYILELSENYVPEDFDEVFPKVIEWCRQAFIRIGS, from the coding sequence ATGTTCATACTTGAGGTATATCTGGAAAAGCTGATAAATGAGTGCAGGAGCGCTTATGGTGAAAGGCTTGTTTATCTTGGTCTGCAGGGGAGTTATCTAAGAGGTGAAGCAACCGAAGAAAGCGATATTGACATAATGGCAGTCATAGACGGCTTCTGCACTGCCGATATGGATATCTACCGTGGTATACTTAAAACGGTTGGTTGGTATGAAAGGTCATGCGGATTTATATGCGGCAGAGATGAACTTATGCGCTGGAATCCGCTTGAAGTTATTCAGTTGAGATACACTACCAAAGACCTTTACGGAAAACTCTCTGATCTTTTGCCTTATGCCGGTAAAGAGGATGAGATAAACTATATAAAGCTGAGCCTTGGAAATCTGTATCATGAACTATGTCACAGATATATACATTCTGATAAGGAAAACAGTGCTGTTAAACTCAAGTTTACTTTGAAAGGATTTTTCTTCCTGATACAGAATCTTCACTATGTTGAAAGCGGAGAATTTCTTCTTTCAAGACGTGAACTGAAAGAAAAGGTCAGCTCAGCTGACAGGTATATACTAGAACTATCTGAAAACTATGTTCCTGAGGATTTTGATGAAGTATTCCCTAAGGTCATAGAATGGTGCAGGCAGGCTTTCATCAGGATAGGCAGCTAA